A window of the Oncorhynchus keta strain PuntledgeMale-10-30-2019 chromosome 21, Oket_V2, whole genome shotgun sequence genome harbors these coding sequences:
- the svbp gene encoding small vasohibin-binding protein: MEPTCRKDKVKLNSTPTRGDRAKQKSAQQELKQRQRAEIYALNKVMTELEQQQFEAFCKQMQSQGE, encoded by the exons atggaGCCCACCTGTCGCAAAGACAAAGTGAAGTTGAACTCCACTCCTACTCGCGGCGACAGGGCCAAGCAGAAATCCGCCCAGCAGGAACTGAAACAACGACAACGGGCAGAG ATCTACGCCCTGAATAAGGTGATGACAgagctggagcagcagcagtttGAGGCCTTCTGTAAGCAGATGCAATCCCAGGGAGAGTGA